The sequence AATTGATCGAAAAATATTTTGAAAACAGTCTCAGCCCCCATCAACTGCACGAATTTGAGGAACTGATGGCTATCGACAAGGAGTTTTCATCAGAGGTTGAATTCCAAAAACAGCTAAAAGCTGCCATTATCCGTGAAGAAAGGGCCAATTTGAAGGCAGATTTACAGTCACTGGACAATCCCACAAAGACTTACAGTCTCCGTTGGTGGTATGTTGCTGCAGGGGTGGTATTATTGATTGGCCTGACCTGGTTGGCCAGTACTATAATCAATTCCCAACCAAACCAGCTTTATACGACCTATTTTGAGCCTTATCCTAATGTGGTGGCCCCTGTAGTCCGTGGAGATGACAATGTAGAGAATGACTTAAAATCACACGCATTTCACCTATATGACCAAGGTCGATACGAAAAAGCAGTTCCTGTATTTGAGCAGTTGTATCGGGATGGCGGTAAAGAATATGCCCTTTTGTACCAAGCCCTTTCCCTGATGGCTTCCAACAGGACCCAAGAAGCCATTCCATTGTTGGAACAGCAAGACTGGACCCTAGAGGGGCGCTATACCGAAGTAGCCCATTGGTACTTGGCCCTCGCCTTCCTGGACAATCAACAAATACCAAAGGCAAAAATCTATTTGCAAAAAGTCGAACAAACCAGTCACCCCTTGGCCAACCCAGCTGCCCAGCTCTTGAAAAGTCTCCGGTAGGTTTAGTTTCCTGTCCTTGTTCCTTTCTTCTTGCGATAAGTATAAACTATTACCCCCAATAGAAGCAGCAAAATGATCAGATAACCGCCCCACTTCCAGAATTTTCCCGAACGGTCCTCAAGTGATAGGGCTTCCAAATTCCCGTTTAGAACGAATCCCGCCCAATAAAACGGATGCCGTTTCATGGGAAAATCATCCAAAAAAGTCCTTTTGGCCATAGCAAGAGCTTCTTCTTTACCGTATCCTTCTACCAAATACTTATAGAAAGACTTCATCAATATGGAAGTTTCTTCATCAGGAACCTGCCATAAGCTATATACAGAAGTTCTTACCCCGGCATAAGTAAGTGCACGGGAAAGACTCATCAAGCCTTCCCCTTCATGGAGTTCACCTATTCCCGTGTTGCAGGCACTTAGTACCACCATTTCAGCCGGGAAACGCATTTGATATAATTCGGAATAGGAAAGGGTCTCTCCATCCTGAAAATAAATACCCGATTTTTCATAATTGGTATGATCTACCATGGCGTGGGTAGCAAAATGGTAAATTTGGTAATGACCTATGGAAGCTATAAAACGATTTTTATTGGCAGCATCTTTATGGAAAACATCTCCTCCCAGTTTATCTACAATATATTGGGCTTCCGATAAAGCCCCTTCCAAATACGTCAACCGGCCACGGGTTACATGGTCCTCTTCCATAGCGGCCAGATAGGACTTGGGGTATTCAGGCACAAAAGCTGCGATACTATTTTTATGGGAAGAATATGCTCCCGCATTTTGTTGCAATTCCCAAAGCTTTAATGAATACGCATAACTTAGTTCATAATCCTCCACCATCAAACGACCAGTTTTGGAATTCTCCAAACTCTCAAAAGCCAGTAAATTAAGATTACTTTGCGGAACAATGACCAAGTGCCTAATAGTCTGTTCGTTCAGACCTAACGGCCTTATCAACCGATCATACAATTCTCTTGACAATCCT comes from Echinicola vietnamensis DSM 17526 and encodes:
- a CDS encoding tetratricopeptide repeat protein: MKSSRNELIEKYFENSLSPHQLHEFEELMAIDKEFSSEVEFQKQLKAAIIREERANLKADLQSLDNPTKTYSLRWWYVAAGVVLLIGLTWLASTIINSQPNQLYTTYFEPYPNVVAPVVRGDDNVENDLKSHAFHLYDQGRYEKAVPVFEQLYRDGGKEYALLYQALSLMASNRTQEAIPLLEQQDWTLEGRYTEVAHWYLALAFLDNQQIPKAKIYLQKVEQTSHPLANPAAQLLKSLR